A stretch of the Tannerella serpentiformis genome encodes the following:
- a CDS encoding helix-turn-helix domain-containing protein, protein MIKKENFFTEYRVSAVPDEEYAKVSSYIDHFMRAFANTTYKSIYLIDYYKKTFLYVSDNPLFLCGLSPKDVKELGFDFYLNYVPYVEQKMLIEINHAGFQFIRTVEPKERYKYTISYSFHICPPHKEPLLINHKVTPVLLTTKGDIWLALCTAQLSSESASGHIEMTCQTNNKLWRLENGLWKEYPGVELTENERSMLRLTVGGLSIEKIADRLLRSAETIKSYRRFVFKKLEVGNITEAIMMAINKKLI, encoded by the coding sequence ATGATCAAGAAAGAGAATTTTTTTACAGAATATAGAGTTTCTGCCGTTCCTGACGAGGAATACGCAAAAGTATCTTCTTATATAGACCATTTTATGAGAGCATTTGCAAATACCACGTATAAGAGCATTTATCTCATTGATTACTATAAGAAAACCTTCTTATACGTGTCGGACAATCCACTATTCCTTTGTGGTCTTTCTCCGAAAGATGTAAAGGAATTGGGATTCGATTTCTATCTAAACTATGTACCTTATGTTGAACAAAAAATGTTGATCGAGATAAATCACGCCGGTTTTCAGTTTATCAGGACAGTAGAGCCCAAAGAACGATATAAGTATACGATTTCTTACAGTTTCCACATATGTCCTCCCCATAAAGAGCCTCTCCTTATCAACCATAAAGTCACCCCAGTTTTATTGACCACAAAAGGAGACATTTGGTTGGCGTTGTGCACCGCACAACTTTCATCAGAATCGGCTTCCGGACATATAGAGATGACTTGTCAAACAAATAATAAACTATGGAGGCTTGAGAACGGTCTATGGAAAGAGTATCCAGGTGTTGAATTAACAGAAAATGAGCGTTCAATGCTACGATTAACTGTAGGGGGACTCTCTATTGAGAAAATAGCCGATAGGTTGCTTAGATCAGCAGAAACAATCAAATCATACCGTCGATTTGTGTTTAAAAAGTTAGAAGTAGGCAACATCACGGAAGCTATCATGATGGCAATCAACAAGAAATTAATCTAA
- a CDS encoding reverse transcriptase domain-containing protein — translation MKRNPEKILNSLTQHSSDLEYKFERLYRILFNDEMYYIAYQHIYAKQGNMTKGVDGKTVDGFSVSHIEQLIDTLKNETYQPKPSQRVYIPKKNGKKRPLGIPSLMDKLLQEVVRMILEAIYEGSFEYTSHGFRPQRSPQTALSSIQRSFNGTKWFIEGDIKGFFDHINHEILIAILSERISDERFFRLIRKFLNAGYMEDQVFHKSYSGTPQGGIISPILANIYLDKFDKYIKAYIKHFNKGKRRKENPIVKRMGQRKAKLVAELRNTVDETTRQLLLAKIRGIVKERLNYPAADEMDDRIKRLKYVRYADDFLIGVIGSKQDCIQIKEDIKQFMADKLKLELSDEKTLITNARKHAKFLGYDVFCRKSNDARRDKNGHLTRSLDHKIVLYVTTETMRKKLLEYDAVKIVKQNGKEVWKPKGRSYMRCLDDLEIISQYNAEIMGFYNYYSIANNSPVIDSFYHIMEYSMYKTYAAKYTTSKKKIIAKYKKNGVFSIPYTNKKGYEVRREFYDKGFKRKELPNRYLNDKLPNTVAITGGRNGLIARLNARVCENCGATDHLEMHHVRNLKDLKGKSDWEIKMISRNRKTLAVCSACHHEIHSGRKLD, via the coding sequence ATGAAAAGAAATCCAGAGAAGATATTAAACAGTCTGACGCAACATAGTTCCGACTTGGAATACAAGTTTGAACGTTTGTATCGGATACTGTTTAATGATGAGATGTACTACATAGCCTACCAGCACATATACGCCAAACAAGGCAATATGACAAAGGGAGTTGACGGGAAAACCGTTGACGGCTTCAGTGTGTCCCATATTGAGCAGTTGATTGATACGCTTAAAAATGAGACGTATCAGCCGAAACCCTCACAGCGAGTTTACATCCCGAAGAAAAATGGGAAGAAGAGGCCGCTGGGCATTCCCTCATTGATGGACAAACTTCTTCAGGAGGTTGTCAGAATGATCTTAGAAGCTATTTACGAGGGCAGTTTTGAATACACTTCGCATGGTTTCAGACCACAACGAAGTCCGCAAACTGCACTTTCAAGCATTCAACGATCATTCAACGGTACGAAGTGGTTTATTGAAGGAGACATCAAAGGCTTCTTTGATCACATCAACCACGAAATACTGATAGCCATTCTGTCAGAAAGAATCTCTGATGAGCGATTTTTTCGACTCATCAGAAAGTTCCTGAATGCAGGATATATGGAAGATCAGGTATTCCACAAATCATACAGTGGAACTCCGCAAGGTGGCATCATCAGCCCCATATTGGCTAACATCTACCTTGACAAGTTTGATAAGTATATCAAGGCCTACATCAAGCACTTCAATAAGGGGAAAAGACGCAAGGAAAATCCGATTGTAAAACGTATGGGGCAACGTAAAGCCAAGTTAGTTGCGGAATTACGAAACACAGTTGATGAAACAACACGTCAGCTGTTGTTAGCTAAAATCAGAGGAATTGTCAAAGAGAGACTGAACTATCCTGCCGCCGATGAAATGGATGATCGTATCAAACGACTGAAATACGTAAGATACGCGGATGATTTTCTGATTGGGGTAATTGGCAGTAAACAAGATTGCATCCAAATCAAAGAGGACATAAAGCAATTTATGGCTGACAAATTGAAATTGGAACTATCTGATGAAAAAACGCTGATTACCAATGCAAGAAAACATGCCAAATTTCTTGGATATGATGTTTTTTGCAGAAAGTCCAATGATGCACGCAGAGACAAGAACGGTCATTTGACAAGGTCATTAGACCACAAGATTGTCTTATATGTAACAACTGAGACGATGAGGAAGAAACTTCTTGAATATGATGCTGTAAAGATTGTCAAGCAAAATGGGAAAGAGGTTTGGAAGCCAAAAGGTCGTTCATATATGAGATGTCTTGATGATTTGGAGATTATAAGCCAATATAACGCTGAAATCATGGGGTTCTATAACTACTACTCGATAGCGAACAACAGCCCGGTTATTGACTCGTTCTATCATATTATGGAGTATAGTATGTACAAGACATACGCCGCCAAATACACTACTTCAAAAAAGAAAATTATTGCGAAGTACAAGAAGAACGGCGTGTTCTCCATACCATACACAAATAAAAAGGGATATGAGGTCAGGCGTGAGTTTTACGACAAAGGTTTCAAACGCAAGGAACTACCGAACCGCTATTTGAATGACAAACTACCTAACACAGTCGCTATAACGGGTGGCAGAAATGGGTTGATTGCAAGATTAAATGCACGAGTATGTGAAAACTGCGGAGCAACAGATCATCTTGAAATGCACCATGTACGTAACCTCAAAGACTTGAAAGGTAAAAGTGATTGGGAAATCAAAATGATTTCTCGTAACCGTAAAACATTAGCAGTATGTTCTGCATGTCATCACGAAATACATTCGGGGAGAAAGTTAGACTGA
- the ltrA gene encoding group II intron reverse transcriptase/maturase — protein MNENNKKSCAPTDSRPSTWGSMDWLRCEQYVQKLQARIVKAQKEGRHNKVKALQWLLTHSFYAKALAVKRVTSNKGKNTSGVDKTLWDSPKRKFKAISELRRRGYKPQPLRRVCIKKSNGKLRPLGIPTMKDRAMQALYLMALEPIAETTGDRFSYGFRKKRRTMDAIRQIDTVLNRQHSPEWILEGDIKGCFDHISHDWLLSHIPMDKGILAKWLKCGFVFKGGLYPTEEGTPQGGIISPTLANMTLDGLQTLLAERFKRRFINYKTFRYKVNLVRYADDFIITGYSKELLENEVKPLVVDFLKERGLTLSDEKTTITHIQDGFDFLGFNIRKFHKRLYTSPSKRAQKRFRAKISEVVRRHRMCKQESLIRMLNPIVTGWGNYYRYGASTEAFHNCDYHIFNVTRKWALRRHPKKKRTWVNDKYWHNLRGRKWTFAVVYKGKKGHEDYLALKRLADVHYTEYKQIKGDANPFDPEYDLYFQKRETQLMLETLKGRKSLLCLWNKQGRTCPLCGKPIDRTKAWNVNEKVIDGKIVRELVHNTCYLRSKRKSCKYEPISMYK, from the coding sequence ATGAACGAGAACAACAAGAAATCGTGTGCGCCTACTGACAGCAGGCCAAGCACTTGGGGCAGTATGGACTGGCTCAGGTGCGAGCAGTATGTCCAAAAGCTACAAGCGCGTATTGTAAAGGCTCAGAAAGAAGGCAGGCATAACAAGGTGAAAGCCTTGCAGTGGCTGCTTACTCACTCCTTTTATGCCAAGGCTTTGGCAGTAAAGCGAGTTACTTCCAACAAGGGAAAGAACACCTCGGGGGTTGACAAGACCCTTTGGGATTCCCCCAAGCGGAAATTCAAAGCAATAAGCGAACTCCGCAGACGCGGCTATAAACCACAACCGCTGAGACGGGTTTGCATCAAGAAAAGCAACGGTAAACTCAGACCGTTGGGAATTCCAACGATGAAAGACAGGGCTATGCAAGCCTTATATCTGATGGCACTTGAACCAATCGCTGAAACGACGGGCGACAGATTCTCCTACGGCTTCCGAAAGAAACGTAGGACGATGGACGCTATTCGACAGATTGATACCGTTCTTAACCGTCAGCACTCCCCCGAATGGATTCTGGAGGGAGATATAAAGGGCTGCTTCGACCATATCAGCCACGACTGGCTGCTATCCCACATCCCTATGGATAAGGGGATTCTTGCCAAATGGCTAAAATGTGGTTTTGTCTTCAAAGGTGGTCTATACCCGACGGAAGAGGGGACACCACAGGGCGGTATTATATCGCCCACGCTTGCGAACATGACACTTGACGGACTTCAGACGCTGTTGGCTGAGAGATTCAAGAGACGTTTCATCAACTACAAGACTTTCCGCTACAAGGTGAATCTTGTACGTTATGCGGACGATTTCATCATCACAGGCTACAGCAAGGAACTCTTGGAGAACGAGGTCAAACCGTTGGTGGTTGATTTCTTAAAGGAGCGTGGACTGACACTTTCCGATGAAAAGACCACCATCACGCACATCCAGGACGGCTTCGATTTTCTCGGATTCAACATCCGTAAGTTCCACAAGAGGTTGTACACGTCACCGTCAAAGAGAGCACAAAAACGCTTTAGGGCGAAGATAAGTGAGGTCGTGAGACGGCATCGGATGTGCAAGCAAGAGTCGCTGATAAGAATGCTCAACCCAATCGTCACGGGATGGGGCAATTATTATCGCTATGGTGCATCAACCGAAGCTTTCCACAACTGTGACTATCACATTTTTAACGTTACGAGGAAATGGGCCTTGCGCCGACACCCAAAGAAGAAAAGGACTTGGGTCAACGACAAATATTGGCACAATCTCCGTGGCAGGAAATGGACTTTCGCTGTAGTATATAAAGGAAAGAAAGGTCATGAGGACTATCTCGCCCTCAAACGACTTGCCGATGTCCACTACACGGAGTACAAGCAAATCAAGGGCGACGCAAATCCGTTTGACCCAGAGTATGACTTGTACTTCCAAAAACGCGAAACGCAGTTGATGCTTGAAACGCTGAAAGGGAGGAAGTCTCTCCTATGTTTATGGAACAAACAGGGACGGACATGTCCGCTTTGTGGCAAGCCCATCGACCGAACAAAAGCATGGAATGTCAATGAAAAAGTGATTGACGGGAAGATTGTTCGCGAACTTGTACACAATACCTGTTATTTGAGAAGTAAACGCAAAAGTTGCAAGTATGAGCCGATTTCTATGTACAAATAG
- a CDS encoding relaxase/mobilization nuclease domain-containing protein, whose product MEKHEASVLLVQGLFQDRNGRYSRAQVLADMLRTIPERCRTKKTVFHCSLNPHPDEKLSDETLSRIAAEYMEALGYGAQPYIVFRHNDIPREHIHIVSLRVDSEGRKIGDRFERRRSKRITDALERKYGLIPSGHSQKKADVSVKPSTVDINAGNIKRQVAAAVEHVLGRYAFQSVGEMNLLLARFRVTAEEVKTERKGRPFDGIVYAATDADGHKICTPSKASEIGRQVSYAALRRHFEQSKGVVRERSVVIRRAIADVMQTSPDRAAFIDRMRGHGIETVTRINAAGRLYGITFIDDANGIAVNGSRLGKGFAANVFNAYFAGGANPFIDEGWPKEREERGAVVDELTESPNDMPLTEIDLSLQVHGADLRELAFQRRLRNCARVRLRRKLR is encoded by the coding sequence GTGGAGAAACACGAGGCCTCCGTGCTGCTTGTGCAAGGGCTTTTTCAAGATCGGAACGGGAGATATAGCCGTGCACAGGTGCTCGCCGACATGCTGCGGACGATCCCGGAGCGGTGCCGCACAAAGAAGACGGTCTTCCATTGCTCGCTCAATCCGCACCCGGACGAAAAGCTATCGGATGAGACGCTCTCGCGAATTGCCGCCGAGTACATGGAGGCGCTCGGGTACGGTGCCCAGCCGTACATCGTTTTCCGCCATAATGACATACCCCGCGAGCACATCCACATTGTTTCGCTGCGCGTGGACAGCGAGGGGCGAAAGATCGGCGACCGTTTCGAGCGGCGGCGCAGCAAGCGAATCACTGACGCATTGGAACGGAAGTATGGCCTAATCCCGAGCGGCCACAGCCAAAAGAAGGCGGACGTTTCTGTCAAACCGTCAACTGTCGACATTAATGCAGGGAACATCAAGCGGCAGGTTGCGGCCGCTGTAGAGCACGTGCTCGGGCGGTACGCGTTCCAGTCCGTCGGGGAGATGAATCTGCTGCTTGCGCGCTTCCGCGTGACGGCCGAGGAGGTCAAAACGGAGCGGAAGGGTAGACCCTTCGATGGGATCGTCTACGCGGCAACCGATGCCGACGGACACAAGATCTGCACGCCGAGTAAGGCCTCCGAGATCGGTAGGCAGGTCAGTTACGCGGCGCTTCGTCGCCACTTTGAGCAGTCGAAAGGCGTTGTCCGAGAGCGGTCTGTGGTGATCCGACGTGCGATTGCCGACGTGATGCAGACCTCGCCCGACCGTGCGGCGTTCATCGACCGCATGCGTGGGCACGGCATCGAGACCGTGACCCGAATCAACGCTGCTGGACGCCTGTACGGCATCACGTTTATCGACGATGCGAACGGAATCGCAGTCAACGGTTCGCGCCTCGGAAAGGGCTTTGCGGCGAATGTGTTCAATGCCTATTTCGCGGGCGGCGCGAATCCGTTCATAGATGAAGGCTGGCCAAAAGAGAGAGAAGAACGGGGGGCTGTGGTGGACGAACTGACAGAAAGTCCGAACGACATGCCCCTGACGGAGATCGATCTCAGTTTGCAGGTGCATGGCGCCGACCTCCGAGAATTGGCCTTCCAACGTCGGCTGAGGAACTGCGCCCGCGTGCGCTTACGCCGCAAACTGCGGTAG
- a CDS encoding plasmid mobilization protein translates to MKDNSPRWDNWHVRLPAPEDQRKAIDLFQKSGAKTKSDFVRARLLGEPFKVIAVDKSAVDYYRKLSELTAQIHKIGVLYNQAVRAINSYHSNQVASVLLERLERYSARIVLLLEEAVRLTIDFRSR, encoded by the coding sequence ATGAAAGACAACAGCCCGCGTTGGGACAATTGGCACGTCCGCCTGCCGGCCCCCGAAGACCAACGAAAAGCCATTGATCTCTTCCAAAAATCAGGCGCAAAAACGAAGTCCGACTTCGTGCGCGCACGCTTGCTGGGGGAGCCTTTTAAGGTGATCGCGGTGGATAAATCAGCCGTCGATTACTACCGCAAACTCTCCGAATTGACAGCGCAAATCCACAAAATCGGCGTGCTGTACAATCAGGCCGTCCGCGCTATCAACTCGTACCATTCTAACCAAGTAGCAAGCGTGCTGCTCGAAAGATTGGAGCGTTACTCTGCCCGAATCGTCCTCTTGCTGGAAGAGGCCGTCCGCCTGACCATAGACTTTCGCAGCCGATGA
- a CDS encoding ParA family protein — MQNTPESPIYLGFASQKGGVGKSSLAEALASILYYEKGIPLLVVDCDGTQESFYKLRERERALIEDSKELSDQMKAHFTRFGKPAYPIIRSRPGRAIGDTETFLQKTDKTAALVIFDFPGHAGAEELLELSIEMDYLISPIEADPQSLASSFAYARTIRDLGLNFGDARIQDLFLLWNKINRSANMAVVDYYTQYAEDESLNLFNARIYHSVRFARELGQGGVKGVFRSSYLPPARTLRPSTGIDAWVEETIERLHLNPITV, encoded by the coding sequence ATGCAAAACACACCCGAAAGTCCCATCTATTTGGGCTTCGCCTCTCAAAAGGGAGGCGTCGGCAAAAGCAGCTTGGCCGAGGCCCTCGCCTCCATCCTTTACTACGAAAAGGGGATTCCCTTGTTGGTTGTCGATTGCGACGGGACACAGGAATCGTTCTACAAACTGAGAGAGCGGGAGCGCGCGCTCATCGAAGATTCCAAGGAACTGAGCGACCAGATGAAGGCTCATTTCACCCGGTTCGGAAAGCCGGCCTACCCCATCATTCGCTCGCGCCCCGGCCGAGCCATTGGCGATACGGAGACGTTCCTCCAAAAGACAGACAAAACGGCGGCCTTAGTCATCTTCGACTTCCCTGGGCATGCCGGAGCAGAGGAACTACTCGAACTCTCCATTGAAATGGACTACCTCATTTCGCCCATCGAAGCCGATCCGCAATCGTTGGCCTCTAGTTTTGCTTACGCGCGGACTATCCGCGACCTCGGTCTCAATTTTGGTGACGCCCGCATTCAAGACCTCTTTCTGTTGTGGAACAAGATTAACCGCAGCGCCAATATGGCCGTTGTCGATTATTATACCCAATATGCCGAGGACGAATCCCTGAACCTTTTCAATGCCCGCATCTACCACTCCGTCCGCTTCGCCCGCGAGCTGGGGCAAGGTGGTGTGAAGGGTGTCTTCCGAAGCTCCTATCTACCACCCGCCCGCACCCTTCGTCCGTCGACTGGCATCGACGCATGGGTTGAGGAAACGATCGAAAGACTCCACTTGAATCCCATCACCGTATGA
- a CDS encoding DUF3408 domain-containing protein produces the protein MSSIQERRQQILSEKLREMGDIGVKTRTPEESPSFDPPVDLGAIEDAQKPEAIPEETAAEQPQAITEQETAPASPPKDPKPRVKKDESTATPGVSFEQYSARFLVSVRTDGSKSGFTIRSSILQLLRDVLRDIRARITLTAYIENILLDHLKTHQSLLNKAADRHKRNPTINL, from the coding sequence ATGAGTTCCATCCAAGAGAGACGGCAGCAAATCCTGAGTGAGAAGCTCCGCGAGATGGGTGACATCGGCGTAAAGACACGTACGCCCGAGGAGTCGCCTTCCTTCGATCCGCCCGTAGATCTCGGGGCGATAGAGGATGCCCAGAAGCCGGAAGCGATCCCTGAAGAAACCGCGGCGGAACAGCCGCAAGCCATCACCGAACAAGAGACCGCCCCCGCATCTCCGCCCAAAGACCCGAAACCGAGAGTAAAAAAGGACGAATCGACGGCAACGCCCGGGGTGTCTTTCGAGCAGTACAGCGCCCGCTTCCTCGTCTCCGTACGCACAGATGGCAGCAAGTCGGGCTTCACGATCCGCAGCAGCATCCTGCAATTGTTGCGGGACGTCCTGCGGGACATTCGTGCACGAATCACACTCACGGCCTACATCGAGAACATCCTTCTCGACCACCTCAAAACGCACCAGTCGCTGCTGAATAAAGCGGCCGACCGACACAAGCGCAATCCAACGATCAACTTATGA
- a CDS encoding DUF4134 domain-containing protein has translation MNKKKFTQLSLFLLSTVLTPAAFAQGNGLSGINEATKMVTSYFDPGTKLIYAIGAVIGLIGGIKVYQKFASGDPDTSKTAASWFGACIFLIVAATILRSFFL, from the coding sequence ATGAACAAAAAGAAATTCACGCAGCTATCCCTGTTTCTACTCTCCACTGTTCTCACCCCTGCCGCCTTTGCGCAGGGCAACGGGCTGTCGGGTATCAACGAGGCCACGAAAATGGTCACCTCCTATTTCGACCCGGGGACGAAACTCATTTACGCCATCGGTGCCGTCATCGGACTGATCGGAGGGATCAAGGTGTATCAAAAGTTCGCGTCCGGCGACCCAGACACCAGCAAGACCGCCGCCTCGTGGTTTGGGGCGTGCATCTTCCTGATCGTGGCCGCTACGATCTTACGCAGCTTCTTCCTCTGA
- a CDS encoding DUF4133 domain-containing protein: MASWEINKGVGRTVEFKGLKAQYLFLFAGGLLATFLLVVICYMCGMDQYLCLGLGATGATLVVWQTFALNRRFGRYGLMKRAAVRMHPRYLLNRRSVRHILHCLKSTRKHS; encoded by the coding sequence ATGGCTTCGTGGGAGATCAATAAAGGCGTGGGACGGACGGTGGAGTTCAAGGGGCTCAAGGCGCAGTACCTCTTCCTCTTTGCCGGTGGACTGCTGGCGACATTCCTCCTTGTCGTCATCTGCTACATGTGTGGCATGGATCAGTACCTCTGTCTCGGCCTCGGCGCCACGGGTGCCACGCTCGTGGTGTGGCAAACGTTCGCGCTGAACCGCCGATTCGGTCGCTACGGCCTGATGAAACGCGCCGCCGTTCGCATGCACCCACGCTATCTCCTGAATCGACGCTCCGTCCGCCACATTCTTCATTGCCTGAAATCGACACGCAAACATTCATGA
- the ltrA gene encoding group II intron reverse transcriptase/maturase, producing the protein MNEINLSCAPADRRQWNNWTDIDWVRCETAVQKLQGRIVKAQKEGRPGKVKALQWTLTHSFYAKALAVKRVTSNKGKNTAGVDKVLWTTPNAKMGAIANLKRRGYNPQPLRRVHIKKSNGKLRPLGIPTMKDRAMQALYLMALNPVAETTADRHSYGFRKERCTVDAIEQCFTVLSKGVSPQWILEGDIKGCFDHISHEWLLDNIPMDKVMLRKWLESGFVFNRQLFPTEEGTPQGGIISPTLANMALDGLQAMLAEKFKLRRINKGYFNPMVNLVRYADDFIITCSDRETLESLIKPAVSEFLQARGLTLSEEKTKVTHIEVGFDFLGFNIRKYKGTLLIKPSKKNVKEFLAKIKGIIRKNQAIRQDKLIGLLNPFITGWGNYYKGCVAAKTFKNADAQIFYKLWAWALRRHRHKGKNWVYNKYFLSKKGRAWTFGTTLKNNGKTFPYTLKYLSDIDMKTKPIKIRSKANPFDPEWRPYFEMRNRMKMLSTFKGRQGFLRMWEKQNQRCPLCGEIIEPDKIWTIKELSDKSGRYKFIAHDRCSRTLTRKIRAYEPVS; encoded by the coding sequence ATGAACGAGATTAACTTATCGTGTGCACCTGCTGACCGTAGGCAGTGGAACAACTGGACCGACATTGATTGGGTCAGATGCGAAACTGCGGTTCAGAAGCTGCAAGGACGTATTGTAAAGGCTCAGAAAGAAGGTCGTCCGGGCAAGGTTAAAGCCTTGCAATGGACACTGACCCATTCGTTTTACGCCAAAGCATTGGCAGTCAAGCGAGTTACCTCTAACAAAGGTAAGAACACTGCGGGAGTGGATAAAGTTCTCTGGACTACTCCCAACGCAAAAATGGGTGCAATCGCCAACCTGAAAAGGCGTGGCTACAACCCGCAACCGTTACGAAGGGTACATATCAAGAAGAGTAACGGCAAACTCCGTCCGTTAGGAATACCCACGATGAAAGACAGGGCTATGCAGGCGTTATACCTGATGGCACTAAACCCAGTGGCAGAAACTACCGCCGACAGGCACTCTTACGGTTTCCGTAAGGAAAGGTGTACGGTCGATGCGATAGAACAATGCTTTACGGTACTTTCAAAAGGGGTGTCTCCGCAATGGATACTCGAAGGGGACATCAAAGGTTGTTTCGATCACATCAGTCATGAATGGTTGCTCGACAATATCCCTATGGATAAGGTCATGCTTCGCAAATGGCTGGAAAGTGGATTTGTATTCAACCGACAACTATTCCCCACCGAGGAAGGAACGCCGCAGGGCGGTATTATATCGCCTACTCTCGCTAATATGGCACTTGACGGCCTGCAAGCTATGCTTGCGGAAAAGTTCAAGCTAAGACGTATCAACAAGGGGTATTTCAACCCTATGGTAAATCTTGTGCGTTACGCAGACGATTTCATTATTACCTGTTCCGACAGGGAAACATTGGAATCGCTAATCAAACCCGCAGTAAGCGAGTTTCTTCAAGCAAGGGGGCTTACCCTATCAGAAGAAAAGACGAAGGTTACTCACATCGAGGTAGGATTTGATTTTCTGGGTTTCAATATCAGGAAATACAAAGGTACGCTGCTTATTAAGCCGTCAAAGAAGAATGTTAAGGAGTTTCTTGCCAAAATTAAAGGCATTATTCGTAAGAATCAAGCTATTAGGCAGGACAAACTTATCGGACTTCTAAATCCTTTCATAACTGGTTGGGGCAACTATTACAAAGGTTGCGTAGCCGCCAAAACATTCAAGAACGCAGACGCACAAATCTTCTACAAACTGTGGGCGTGGGCATTACGCCGCCACCGCCACAAGGGAAAGAACTGGGTTTACAACAAGTATTTTCTGTCGAAGAAAGGCCGGGCGTGGACATTCGGTACGACACTGAAGAACAACGGGAAGACATTCCCGTACACACTGAAGTATCTATCCGACATTGACATGAAGACCAAGCCTATCAAAATCCGCAGTAAAGCCAACCCATTCGACCCGGAATGGCGTCCATACTTTGAGATGCGTAACAGAATGAAAATGTTAAGCACTTTCAAAGGAAGACAGGGCTTCCTCAGAATGTGGGAAAAACAAAACCAGCGTTGTCCGTTGTGCGGTGAGATTATCGAACCGGATAAAATCTGGACTATCAAGGAATTATCCGACAAGTCCGGCAGATACAAGTTTATCGCCCACGATAGATGCAGTCGTACACTTACCCGTAAAATTAGAGCTTATGAGCCGGTTTCATAA